Proteins co-encoded in one Theileria equi strain WA chromosome 3, complete sequence genomic window:
- a CDS encoding 26S proteasome regulatory subunit, putative (encoded by transcript BEWA_008920A) — protein sequence MASTTAASLLTRVNSAEGILALLEEKQSSCKELGLQQLNQVVDYFWPEVVDSIPVLECLAEDDTFKSCKLAALVISKIYYHMELYGQALQYALIAGEKFDVSVYSEYTNLIVAKAVDEYIKYRCNSEESLCHTLDAHVIAALEALVEKMISMSMSRGEEQHAMGIALDSRRIDLVAEIFSTSKDCPAMLSYTMNVVEHVSSEEFRHTVYKHVRDILINASPEVINAHYSHLCMALYQLHDTEKMCMFLKSLVDTGEHLKAYQIAFDIVDIGDQKFLDAVRNGLESDTSTVMERLRCILMGVITTELHLQFLHRKNYTDLGLLEKIMGNVDQRNTVTHNAIVISHAIMQAGTCCDVFLRDNLSWLAKANNWAKFTATASIGVIHKGFANQSRKVLASYLPIEPGSGSFSEGGALYALGLIHSNHFDPSAKLIILNTLRSENAEEPMHHGAALGLGLVCMGNGDQELYEDLKTLLFRNNAVSGQGAAIGIGLLMIGSGSERVIDELYTFAYETQHEKIIRACVVAIAMVLYRKEKQADPTIKKLCKDSDSIIRYGGMFCYAMAYCGTGSTQAIKDLLYAAVSDVSDDVRRAAVIAIGFVLCNTPEEVPKVLKLLAASYNPHVRYGVTIAIAVSCAATALPEALKIIELLSLDRCDFVRQGAFIAWGLVLQQCSYESNPDIKAIRETFLSVLGDKHQDTMARFGSILGLGLMNAGGQNSIATLYTYRGSLRREAVVGFCMFAQMWYWHAFVHFVSLTLQPTCLIGLNEDLKVPVSHKILCTAPPKLFEYVPHISKTSSQDRKDEVTAVLSISAKRNAWLSHNKPDEHSEAEKEDKPQDDSASVLSDGRSLRAEISSIAATMGHSSRASCAGSSVDNNGDIAVASDTGDSMISKIDLYGVTSLESLGIKHFESSYATHLDNLCRVVPKQARYCVFPKYNRYTPVFEDRSYGVVILVDNTPMEPEEYIVYESTLSEAPPFKPFEWEG from the exons ATGGCATCGACGACTGCGGCTTCACTCCTAACTCGAGTCAATTCTGCAGAGGGCATCTTGGCCCTTCTCGAGGAAAAGCAAAGTTCCTGCAAAGAATTGGGATTGCAGCAACTAAATCAAGTCGTGGACTATTTCTGGCCGGAAGTTGTGGACAGCATTCCCGTAct GGAATGCCTAGCCGAAGATGACACATTCAAGTCTTGTAAGCTGGCTGCTCTGGTGATCAGCAAAATATACTACCACATGGAACTGTATGGCCAGGCCCTGCAATACGCTCTGATCGCTGGAGAAAAGTTTGATGTATCGGTCTACTCGGAGTATACAAACCTCATCGTGGCAAAGGCAGTAGACGAGTACATCAAGTATAGATGCAATTCAGAAGAATCCCTGTGTCACACACTAGACGCACATGTAATTGCTGCTCTGGAGGCCCTGGTAGAGAAGATGATTTCAATGAGCATGTCTAGGGGTGAGGAACAACACGCAATGGGCATCGCCCTAGATAGCAGACGCATCGATCTGGTAGCCGAAATCTTTAGCACCAGCAAGGACTGCCCTGCAATGTTGAGCTATACTATGAACGTTGTAGAACATGTTTCAAGTGAAGAATTCAGACATACTGTATACAAGCACGTCAGGGATATATTGATCAATGCCTCCCCAGAGGTCATCAATGCGCACTATTCACACCTTTGCATGGCACTCTACCAGCTACACGATACCGaaaaaatgtgtatgttTTTAAAAAGTCTTGTAGACACTGGAGAACATTTGAAGGCGTATCAAATTGCGTTTGATATTGTGGATATCGGAGACCAAAAATTTCTTGATGCAGTTAGGAATGGACTGGAAAGCGATACCAGTACCGTCATGGAACGTTTGAGATGCATCCTAATGGGTGTCATAACAACGGAACTCCACCTGCAGTTTTTACACAGAAAAAATTACACAGACTTGGGgcttttggaaaaaatcATGGGAAACGTGGACCAGAGGAATACAGTCACACATAATGCAATTGTTATTTCACATGCAATTATGCAAGCTGGGACATGTTGCGATGTCTTTTTAAGAGACAACCTCTCGTGGCTTGCCAAAGCGAACAATTGGGCTAAATTCACAGCTACTGCATCAATTGGAGTCATACACAAGGGATTTGCAAACCAATCTAGAAAGGTACTGGCATCCTATCTTCCAATTGAGCCAGGAAGTGGTTCTTTTTCTGAGGGTGGTGCTTTATATGCTTTAGGTTTGATCCACTCCAACCACTTTGATCCATCTGCAAAACTcataattttaaatactCTAAGAAGTGAGAATGCTGAGGAGCCGATGCATCATGGAGCTGCCCTAGGCCTTGGCCTTGTTTGTATGGGAAATGGTGATCAAGAATTGTATGAGGACCTAAAAACGTTGTTATTCCGTAATAATGCAGTCTCTGGTCAGGGTGCAGCCATAGGTATAGGTCTTTTGATGATCGGAAGTGGCTCTGAAAGGGTTATTGATGAACTATATACTTTTGCATACGAAACTCAACATGAAAAAATCATTAGGGCTTGCGTTGTTGCAATTGCAATGGTTTTGTACCGCAAAGAAAAACAAGCGGACCCTACCATCAAAAAGTTGTGTAAAGATAGTGATTCTATAATTAGATATGGAGGAATGTTTTGTTATGCAATGGCCTACTGTGGAACGGGGTCAACCCAAGCTATCAAGGACCTCCTTTATGCAGCTGTCTCTGATGTTTCAGACGATGTGAGACGTGCTGCAGTAATCGCTATCGGATTTGTTTTATGTAACACTCCGGAAGAAGTTCCAAAAGTCCTTAAACTTTTGGCTGCTTCCTACAATCCTCACGTTAGATATGGAGTAACAATTGCAATCGCAGTAAGCTGTGCCGCCACCGCATTGCCAGAAGCTCTAAAGATAATAGAGCTCCTATCTCTGGATCGCTGTGATTTTGTCAGACAGGGGGCCTTTATAGCTTGGGGACTTGTTCTGCAACAGTGCAGTTATGAATCAAACCCAGACATAAAGGCCATAAGAGAAACGTTCCTTAGTGTGCTTGGCGATAAGCATCAGGATACCATGGCTAGGTTTGGTTCAATTTTGGGATTGGGGCTCATGAATGCAGGAGGTCAGAATAGTATAGCAACACTTTACACATATCGTGGAAGCTTGCGCAGAGAGGCAGTTGTTGGATTTTGTATGTTTGCGCAAATGTGGTATTGGCATGCATTTGTTCATTTCGTCTCTCTAACACTACAACCCACGTGTTTGATTGGCCTAAATGAGGATTTAAAGGTGCCAGTCAGTCACAAGATACTTTGCACGGCCCCGCCAAAGCTTTTTGAATATGTTCCTCACATTAGCAAAACGTCTTCACAGGATAGAAAGGATGAGGTTACTGCAGTACTCTCTATATCTGCCAAGAGAAATGCATGGCTTTCCCATAACAAACCTGATGAACACTCAGAAGCTGAAAAGGAAGACAAGCCCCAAGATGATTCTGCATCTGTATTATCGGATGGAAGGTCTCTCAGAGCGGAAATCTCCAGTATAGCCGCGACAATGGGTCACTCTAGCAGAGCTTCCTGCGCAGGCTCCAGTGTAGATAACAATGGAGACATTGCAGTTGCAAGTGATACTGGAGATTCAATGATCAGCAAAATAGATTTATACGGGGTAACATCTCTGGAATCATTGGGAATAAAACACTTTGAAAGCTCGTACGCTACCCATTTAGACAATCTTTGCAGGGTAGTACCAAAACAAGCTCGTTATTGTGTATTCCCAAAATATAACAGGTATACACCTGTATTCGAAGACAGAAGCTACGGAGTCGTGATCCTCGTGGACAACACCCCAATGGAACCGGAAGAATATATTGTATACGAGAGCACACTATCCGAGGCACCTCCATTCAAACCATTTGAATGGGAAGGCTAA
- a CDS encoding Ser/Thr protein phosphatase family member protein (encoded by transcript BEWA_008930A): MTALPAVTINIKESPDGSAEKVYTVPPYGSTGQQVKLTREENPPESGFLMFKHTSPNGQPFQVQEVKFGATPVPDIGVNSNDEIEHLAVWYWRETLETMTNPLLVEVKRSDGNFIYNYNKGGMETSWTSLPLRPKPLTIQLTDKTLETQLDDLNCYLNNAVTLNLTFQNSQTHNNRKKYCCYYHKNTGEGKVSVTLVTVSCKEKGHKSADCYKHVNTDGSRVAAIKYDPTDGTTRNRINLNGHKSPPSVTTVYAFYKNHNPKLIYVDGGAATGWYKKPTSSDKDEQWQKVSTNLDGITPDNLTENMDCENWTKLKEALKEAKCGSYPQCPTTVAVKFEPKSSSQSLSGSQGHVGNSGAIGGNSAENVLRSIIEGLFSGLGKVASNKQLLENLVDFGKSGSDFVSKTGIDTIGAALEITEEVLKKPDPPQSKARGPVPETTEESPVQEALAADRGSSPAATPRPPQAVIGLPAGVGMGVIVSSVFGGSGAAGFLGYKDVGRYTITADSYIYDINKNFWSKLHIENAPSPRAAHAAACVETMQVVVFGGATGGGALSSDDLYLLDLRREKQLSWIIVPTTGPSPGRRYGHTMVFAKPNLVVIGGNDGQRATNDVWYLNVEQSPFSWTEVSFAPSITLPPKRVYHSAELCCSGIACGMIVIFGGRNSESKSLNDTWGLRRHRDGSWDWIEAPVKLGSLPESRYQHASAFIGNKLVIIGGRNDSDINRGLPVSIYDTETLEWFTASAVHRFRHTCWNNNGNIYIFGGFLHQTQKNPTSELKMLDCDAIFNEHLKSNLSDPAIRDEIKVHQVGVSAVSNPQNYIFEASPVRLHEREIRLSSHAHAVQESVSDFSLFVRKISIDKLEDEGKKINKPDARAKLSMQSDNTDTLYDRIIMQLLNVRGDSQISYNQESMFPIPWKDINTLCSMVYQIIKQEDTVLTLRAPIKIYGDIHGQYNDLMRLFRLYKCPLDEYLADSIGAVGDIDSNDYLFLGDYVDRGSNSLEVIVLLFALKCKYPTQVHLIRGNHEDPAINSVYGFQDECKRRLREDPANLYSCWQNINKVFEMLPLGALIEGKILCVHGGIGKSIHKVEDIERIKRPVNVVPIPTNERDQIILDLLWSDPTDSDTMLGTVPNEVRDPERVGHIVKFGPDRVEQFLMQNNLQLIIRAHECVMDGFERFAGGRLITLFSATNYCNHHKNAGALLFIRRDLTIVPKLIYPSTNFETWDMRMAEIRPPTPPRNMNMPRDLIIDPP; encoded by the exons ATGACTGCTCTACCTGCTGTTACTATTAACATAAAGGAAAGTCCTGATGGTTCAGCAGAAAAGGTTTATACTGTACCTCCTTATGGATCCACTGGCCAACAAGTTAAGCTGACTAGGGAAGAGAATCCCCCTGAATCCGGCTTCTTAATGTTTAAGCATACTTCGCCTAATGGACAACCTTTTCAGGTTCAGGAGGTTAAGTTTGGAGCTACTCCAGTTCCAGATATTGGCGTAAATtcaaatgatgaaattgagCATCTAGCAGTGTGGTACTGGAGAGAAACACTTGAAACTATGACAAACCCTCTCCTAGTAGAGGTAAAAAGGTcggatggaaactttatttACAACTATAACAAAGGAGGTATGGAAACAAGCTGGACTTCACTTCCTTTAAGACCAAAGCCTCTAACTATTCAACTCACCGATAAGACACTTGAGACTCAGCTTGATGACCTTAACTGCTACCTCAACAATGCAGTTACCTTGAATTTAACCTTTCAGAATTCTCAGACTCACAATAATAGAAAGAAGTACTGTTGCTATTACCATAAGAATACTGGTGAGGGGAAAGTTTCTGTTACTCTTGTGacagtttcctgtaaaGAAAAGGGTCATAAAAGTGCCGACTGCTACAAACATGTTAACACTGATGGATCGAGGGTAGCAGCTATAAAGTATGATCCTACTGATGGTACAACTAGGAATAGAATAAATTTGAATGGACACAAATCTCCTCCAAGCGTAACTACCGTATATGCATTCTACAAAAACCATAATCCAAAACTGATATACGTTGATGGAGGTGCAGCCACAGGCTGGTATAAGAAGCCTACCAGtagtgataaagatgaacaaTGGCAAAAAGTCTCGACTAACCTCGACGGCATAACCCCTGATAATTTAACTGAGAATATGGACTGCGAGAACTGGACAAAACTCAAAGAAGCACTAAAGGAGGCTAAATGTGGAAGCTATCCACAATGTCCTACCACAGTGGCAGTAAAGTTTGAACCTAAATCCTCATCTCAATCTCTTTCTGGATCTCAAGGACATGTTGGTAATAGTGGAGCTATTGGAGGAAATTCCGCAGAAAACGTACTTAGAAGCATAATTGAAGGGTTATTTTCTGGACTCGGTAAAGTTGCTAGTAATAAACAACTACTAGAAAACTTGGttgattttggaaaatcaGGGTCTGATTTCGTCAGCAAAACTGGTATAGATACTATAGGGGCAGCTCTTGAAATAACTGAAGAGGTTCTTAAAAAACCTGATCCTCCTCAATCTAAAGCTAGAGGTCCTGTTCCTGAAACtactgaagaatctcctgTTCAAGAAGCTCTTGCTGCTGATCGAGGCTCTTCTCCTGCTGCTACTCCTCGACCCCCTCAAGCTGTTATTGGTCTTCCTGCTGGTGTTGGTATGGGAGTAATCGTTTCTTCTgtttttggaggatccGGCGCAGCTGGTTTCTTGGGATATAAGG aTGTGGGAAGATACACGATAACGGCTGATTCCTACATTTACGACATAaacaaaaacttttggtCTAAATTGCACATAGAAAATGCTCCCTCACCTAGAGCTGCCCATGCTGCGGCATGTGTAGAAACCATGCAGGTTGTTGTTTTTGGTGGTGCTACCGGAGGAGGGGCGTTATCTTCGGATGATCTCTATCTTTTGGATCTTCGTCGTGAAAAACAACTGTCTTGGATTATTGTCCCGACAACTGGTCCTTCTCCTGGGCGTCGTTATGGACATACCATGGTTTTTGCAAAACCAAATTTGGTGGTTATCGGAGGTAATGATGGCCAAAGGGCCACTAATGATGTGTGGTATCTGAACGTGGAACAGTCGCCATTTAGTTGGACGGAAGTTTCATTCGCACCTTCAATAACTTTACCTCCAAAGAGAGTCTATCACTCAGCAGAGCTATGTTGCTCTGGCATAGCCTGTGGTATGATTGTAATATTTGGTGGGAGAAACAGTGAGAGTAAATCCCTCAATGATACTTGGGGGCTAAGAAGACACAGAGATGGAAGTTGGGACTGGATTGAAGCTCCGGTTAAACTGGGTTCGCTTCCAGAATCAAGATATCAACATGCTTCTGCCTTTATCGGTAACAAACTTGTTATTATTGGGGGTAGAAACGATAGTGATATAAACAGGGGGTTGCCTGTATCCATTTACGATACAGAAACTCTGGAATGGTTCACTGCATCTGCAGTCCACAGGTTTAGACACACATGCTGGAACaataatggaaatatcTATATTTTTGGAGGGTTTTTGCATCAAACACAAAAAAATCCAACTTCGGAGCTTAAAATGCTAGATTGTGATGCTATTTTCAACGAACACCTAAAAAGTAATTTATCAGACCCAGCAATAAGGGACGAGATCAAGGTTCACCAAGTTGGCGTATCTGCCGTATCCAACCCTCAAAATTATATATTTGAAGCGTCTCCAGTAAGGTTGCATGAAAGAGAAATTCGTTTGTCTTCACATGCTCATGCGGTACAAGAATCTGTATCCGATTTTTCATTATTTGTAAGAAAAATTTCTATTGATAAACTAGAAGATGAGGGCAAAAAAATTAACAAACCTGATGCTCGTGCAAAATTAAGCATGCAAAGTGATAATACAGACACACTTTATGATAGAATAATTATGCAGTTGTTGAATGTAAGGGGTGACTCACAAATTTCTTACAATCAGGAATCAATGTTTCCTATCCCGTGGAAGGATATAAATACATTGTGTTCAATGGTTTATCAAATTATAAAACAGGAAGACACTGTACTCACACTTAGGGCTCCAATAAAGATATATGGAGATATCCATGGGCAATACAATGATTTGATGCGTCTTTTCCGCTTATATAAGTGTCCTTTGGATGAATATCTAGCGGATTCAATTGGTGCAGTAGGTGATATTGATTCCAATGATTATTTATTCCTTGGAGATTATGTTGACCGTGGGTCTAATAGTTTGGAGGTAATTGTACTCCTTTTCGCATTAAAATGCAAATATCCCACACAAGTGCATCTTATACGTGGGAATCATGAAGATCCCGCAATAAACTCGGTCTATGGATTCCAAGATGAATGTAAAAGAAGATTAAGGGAGGACCCTGCCAACTTATACTCTTGCTGgcaaaatataaataaagTATTTGAAATGCTCCCGCTTGGAGCACTTATTGAGGGTAAAATTCTATGCGTACATGGAGGAATCGGAAAGAGCATACACAAGGTCGAAGATATAGAACGGATAAAGAGGCCAGTAAACGTTGTCCCTATACCCACCAATGAAAGG GACCAAATAATACTCGATTTGCTCTGGTCAGATCCTACAGACAGTGACACGATGCTTGGAACAGTGCCAAACGAGGTTAGGGATCCTGAACGAGTTGGACACATTGTCAAATTCGGACCGGATAGGGTCGAGCAGTTTCTCATGCAAAATAATTTGCAACTTATCATAAG GGCTCACGAATGTGTGATGGATGGTTTTGAGAGATTTGCAGGAGGTCGCCTAATCACCCTATTTTCTG CTACCAATTATTGCAACCATCACAAAAACGCTGGAGCGCTATTGTTTATAAGGAGGGATTTGACCATTGTACCAAAGTTAATATATCCATCGACTAACTTTGAAACATGGGACATGAGAATGGCAGAGATTAGACCACCTACACCGCCAAGGAATATGAACATGCCGAGAGATTTGATCATTGATCCACCATAA
- a CDS encoding 40S ribosomal protein S3, putative (encoded by transcript BEWA_008940A) produces MIGSAGKSKQKKFINDGVFNAELNEFLARTLAEDGYSGVELRITPVRTEIIIRATRTREVLGEKARRIRELTSLVQKRFGFSSDSVELYAERVENRGLCAMAQAESLRYKLLKGLAVRRAAYGVLRHIMESGAKGCEVIVSGKLRAQRAKSMKFKDGYIISTGQPAQAYVSTAVRSVQLRQGVLGIKVKIMHPHDPDGRIGPTMILPDNITVLEPKAA; encoded by the exons ATGATCGGTTCCGCAGGG AAATCCAAGCAAAAGAAGTTTATAAACGACGGTGTTTTCAACGCCGAATTGAATGAGTTTCTCGCACGTACCCTAGCCGAGGATGGTTACTCCGGTGTAGAGCTCAGAATTACTCCAGTTCGCACAGAAATCATCATCAGAGCCACCAGAACCCGTGAGGTTCTTGGAGAGAAGGCACGCAGGATCAGAGAACTCACCTCCCTCGTCCAGAAGCGTTTCGGATTCTCATCCGACAGTGTAGAGCTGTATGCTGAGAGAGTAGAGAATAGAGGTCTCTGCGCCATGGCTCAGGCTGAGTCCCTCCGTTACAAATTGCTCAAGGGTTTGGCCGTCAGAAGAGCTGCTTATGGTGTCTTGCGTCACATTATGGAGTCCGGCGCCAAGGGTTGCGAAGTTATCGTCTCTGGAAAGCTCCGCGCACAGCGTGCCAAGAGCATGAAATTTAAGGATGGATACATCATTTCCACTGGACAGCCTGCACAGGCCTATGTTAGCACTGCAGTAAGGTCTGTACAACTCAGACAGGGTGTACTTGGTATCAAGGTCAAGATTATGCATCCACATGACCCAGATGGCAGAATTGGACCAACCATGATACTCCCAGACAATATTACTGTTTTGGAACCAAAGGCAGCATAA
- a CDS encoding hypothetical protein (encoded by transcript BEWA_008950A), with product MYEEGEAVGSASASVESLPEGSNSPQESLSMDAIPKQPASSNESILGDSIPDTKSNKSIEDNNMTGMGLNMEREQGDPNDAEENENSLFLTNPFGKGMEKIERCLRVFLLIGILPLPILGWIIGTIYSFIAAPTKRIQKKLQMLLVLLSALGILMTVIALTILFAELKSNETKLSKSSGARPLNLDAYVPPEQLPPPETKKAIHNEYLIEYAELSPSFKVNTYSMNVQDLRDKKRKSVQMLKDMTKTFLLDQKENVSIAVELEIEEYLAFKEFVNEHKGFKHIFVINPEVACEKGEDKDINETKITNFVGFTQVDLNCGGKNVKMPIQVTQDGMNRYEKRGPELTDLVKYFFNVSVPKEKRCYREKGTRELTKEYLDFVEDPFRKFLAYTDVNVMDQSPLNKLEMCNKAL from the exons ATGTATGAAGAGGGAGAAGCAGTAGGAAGCGCCTCAGCCTCCGTGGAGTCTCTACCTGAGGGCTCAAACTCCCCTCAAGAGTCCCTCTCCATGGATGCCATTCCCAAGCAACCTGCCTCCTCGAATGAAAGTATACTCGGAGACAGTATACCAGACACAAAGTCAAATAAGTCAATAGAGGATAACAACATGACTGGTATGG GgttaaatatggaaaggGAACAAGGGGATCCAAATGACGCcgaagagaatgaaaacTCTCTGTTTCTGACTAATCCGTTtggaaaaggaatggaaaaaatagaGAGATG TCTCCGTGTGTTTCTCCTTATTGGTATATTACCGCTTCCAATACTGGGATGGATAATTG GCACAATATATTCGTTCATAGCTGCACCAACCAAACGCATTCAGAAGAAG CTTCAAATGCTTCTGGTCTTGCTGTCAGCCCTTGGGATACTCATGACCGTCATTGCCCTGACGATACTCTTTG CGGAATTAAAATCCAACGAGACTAAACTCAGTAAAAGCAGTGGTGCGAGACCATTGAATCTTGATGCCTATGTTCCGCCCGAACAGTTACCACCACCAGAAACCAAAAAGGCTATACACAATGAGTACCTCATTGAATATGCCGAGC TCTCTCCAAGCTTCAAAGTCAATACATATTCAATGAACGTACAAGATTTAAGGGATAAAAAGAGAAAATCTGTGCAAATGCTAAAGGACATGACAAAAACATTCCTTCTGGATCAAAAAGAAAACGTCTCTATAGCAGTTGAACTTGAGATTGAGGAGTATCTAGCGTTTAAAGAGTTCGTAAACGAG CACAAGGGGTTTAAACATATATTTGTCATAAATCCAGAAGTTGCATGCGAAAAG GGAGAAGATAAAGATATTAATGAAACTAAAATCACAAACTTTGTCGGATTTACACAAGTAGATTTAAATTGTGGAGgcaaaaatgtaaagatgCCAATACAAGTCACTCAAGATGGGATGAACCGCTATGAAAAAAGG GGTCCCGAATTGACTGATCTAgtaaaatatttcttcaaTGTTTCAGTACCAAAAGAAAAGAGATGTTATAGGGAAAAGGGTACGAGGGAATTGACAAAGGAATACCTAGACTTTGTTGAGGATCCATTTAGAAAGTTTTTAGCATACACTGATGTAAATGTAATGGACCAGAGTCCACTAAATAAACTAGAAATGTGCAATAAAGCATTGTAA